Proteins co-encoded in one Candidatus Thiodictyon syntrophicum genomic window:
- the rpsA gene encoding 30S ribosomal protein S1, translated as MTESFADLFEQSLSATQLQPGTIVIGTVVEITSDSVVINAGLKSEGVIPKSQFIGPDGQLEVAVGDEVQVALDAVEDGFGVTRLSREKAKRFAAWDYLEKAFEAGDTVKGLINGKVKGGFTVELGTVRAFLPGSLVDVRPVRDTTYLEGKEQEFKVIKLDRKRNNVVVSRRAVVEEEYSAERDQLLKNLEEGQEVTGVVKNLTDYGAFLDLGGIDGLLHITDMAWRRVKHPAEVVEIGQEIQVKVLKFDRDRQRVSLGLKQMGEDPWVNISRRYPEHTRVFGKVTNIADYGCFVEIEEGVEGLVHVSEMDWTNKNIHPSKVVNLGDEVEVMVLDIDEERRRISLGIKQCAMNPWDEFGVTHKKGDHVSGKIKSITDFGIFIGLDGGIDGLVHLSDISWDEPGEQALRRYKKGDELETVVLSVDPERERISLGVKQLDRDPFSSFVAIHEKGSFVVGAITELDAKGATIALGDGVEGYLRSSEISRDRVEDARAVLKLGDEIEAKFMGVDRKNRTISLSIKAKDQDEEQAAIKGYARDISGGATTLGDLLREQMEEAGRD; from the coding sequence ATGACCGAAAGTTTTGCTGATTTATTCGAACAAAGTCTGAGTGCCACCCAGCTCCAGCCCGGGACCATCGTCATCGGCACCGTGGTGGAGATCACCAGCGACAGCGTGGTGATCAATGCCGGATTGAAGTCCGAGGGCGTGATCCCCAAGAGCCAGTTCATCGGCCCCGATGGTCAACTGGAAGTGGCGGTCGGCGATGAGGTACAGGTCGCGCTCGATGCGGTGGAGGACGGCTTCGGGGTCACCCGGCTGTCGCGCGAGAAGGCCAAGCGCTTCGCCGCCTGGGACTATCTGGAGAAGGCGTTCGAGGCCGGCGATACGGTCAAGGGCCTGATCAACGGCAAGGTCAAGGGCGGCTTCACGGTCGAATTGGGTACCGTGCGCGCCTTCCTTCCCGGCTCCCTGGTGGACGTGCGCCCGGTGCGCGATACCACTTACCTGGAAGGCAAGGAGCAGGAATTCAAGGTCATCAAGCTGGACCGCAAGCGCAACAACGTGGTGGTCTCCCGCCGCGCGGTCGTGGAAGAGGAATACAGCGCCGAGCGTGACCAGCTCTTGAAGAACCTGGAAGAGGGTCAGGAGGTCACCGGTGTCGTCAAGAACCTGACCGACTACGGCGCCTTCCTGGATCTCGGCGGCATCGACGGACTGCTGCACATCACCGACATGGCCTGGCGGCGCGTCAAGCACCCCGCCGAGGTGGTCGAGATCGGTCAGGAGATCCAGGTCAAGGTTCTCAAGTTCGACCGCGACCGCCAGCGTGTCTCGCTCGGTTTGAAGCAGATGGGCGAGGACCCCTGGGTCAATATCTCGCGCCGCTATCCCGAGCACACCCGGGTCTTCGGCAAGGTCACGAACATCGCCGATTACGGCTGCTTCGTGGAGATCGAAGAGGGTGTCGAGGGCCTGGTGCACGTCTCCGAGATGGACTGGACCAATAAGAACATCCACCCCAGCAAGGTCGTCAATCTGGGCGACGAGGTGGAGGTCATGGTGCTGGACATCGACGAGGAGCGTCGCCGCATCTCGCTCGGCATCAAGCAGTGCGCCATGAATCCCTGGGACGAGTTCGGCGTCACCCACAAGAAGGGCGACCACGTCTCCGGCAAGATCAAGTCGATCACCGACTTCGGCATCTTCATCGGCCTGGACGGCGGGATCGACGGCCTGGTGCATCTCTCCGACATCTCCTGGGACGAGCCCGGCGAGCAGGCCCTGCGTCGCTACAAGAAGGGCGACGAACTGGAGACCGTGGTCCTGTCCGTGGACCCGGAGCGCGAGCGGATCTCCCTGGGCGTCAAGCAACTCGACCGCGACCCCTTCTCCAGCTTCGTGGCCATCCACGAAAAGGGCAGCTTCGTCGTCGGCGCCATCACCGAGCTCGATGCCAAGGGGGCGACCATCGCCCTGGGCGACGGGGTCGAGGGCTACCTGCGCTCCTCCGAGATCTCGCGTGATCGGGTGGAGGACGCCCGCGCCGTGCTCAAGCTGGGCGATGAGATCGAGGCCAAGTTCATGGGCGTAGACCGCAAGAACCGCACCATCTCGCTCTCCATCAAGGCCAAGGATCAGGATGAGGAGCAGGCGGCGATCAAGGGCTATGCCCGCGACATCTCCGGCGGTGCCACGACCTTGGGCGACCTCCTGAGAGAGCAGATGGAAGAGGCCGGGCGCGACTGA
- the draG gene encoding ADP-ribosyl-[dinitrogen reductase] hydrolase codes for MLVLDLSTELIGAAVPADRLRARAAGAYLGLAVGDALGATVEFLIPREILEQYGVHRELLGGGWLKLRKGQVTDDTEMSLALGQAILSAGTVAAGPIATAFSDWMRRKPVDIGNTVRRGIAHYRQTGETQVPESDYDAGNGACMRALPIALVTLGADLEQVAAANRIQSHTTHHNALGDAGTLTVLRMVQAALQGGRRDHLKDLADALVAQAPAYRYDRRRMENPGGFLVETLRAVFQSLFATDCFEGALIDVVNRGGDADTTGAILGMIAGALYGVEQIPRRWLAALDPKVAAACRSQAGALLAMSPQCRG; via the coding sequence ATGCTCGTCTTGGACCTGAGCACTGAACTGATCGGGGCCGCCGTCCCCGCCGACCGGCTCCGGGCGCGGGCGGCGGGCGCCTATCTGGGGCTCGCCGTGGGGGATGCCTTGGGTGCCACGGTCGAGTTCCTGATCCCCCGGGAGATCCTCGAGCAATACGGGGTCCATCGGGAACTCCTGGGTGGCGGCTGGCTCAAGCTGCGCAAGGGCCAGGTGACCGACGATACCGAGATGAGCCTGGCCCTGGGTCAGGCCATCCTCAGCGCCGGTACCGTGGCGGCGGGACCCATCGCCACTGCCTTCAGCGACTGGATGAGGCGCAAGCCGGTCGATATCGGCAACACGGTGCGGCGCGGCATCGCCCACTACCGCCAGACCGGTGAGACCCAGGTGCCGGAGAGCGACTATGACGCCGGCAATGGTGCCTGCATGCGCGCGCTCCCCATCGCACTCGTCACCCTGGGCGCGGACCTCGAACAGGTCGCCGCGGCCAACCGCATCCAGTCGCACACCACCCACCACAACGCCTTGGGGGACGCGGGGACCCTGACCGTGCTGCGCATGGTCCAGGCCGCTCTGCAGGGCGGCCGGCGCGATCACCTGAAGGACCTGGCCGACGCCCTGGTGGCACAGGCGCCGGCCTACCGCTATGACCGGCGGCGCATGGAGAACCCGGGCGGCTTTCTGGTGGAGACCCTGCGCGCCGTCTTCCAGTCGCTGTTCGCCACCGATTGCTTCGAGGGGGCCCTTATCGACGTGGTCAACCGCGGCGGGGATGCGGACACCACCGGGGCCATCCTCGGCATGATCGCCGGCGCCCTCTATGGCGTCGAGCAGATACCGCGACGCTGGCTCGCGGCCCTGGACCCCAAGGTCGCCGCCGCCTGCCGTAGCCAGGCGGGCGCGCTGCTCGCCATGTCGCCCCAGTGTCGGGGCTGA
- the yhbY gene encoding ribosome assembly RNA-binding protein YhbY, with amino-acid sequence MANHPPITNKQRRWLKGEAHPLKPVVMVGQAGLTEAVLAELDLALDHHELLKVKVSAGDRELRDALIVPLVERTGATLVTRIGNIAVLYRANPKKPTPLAVPA; translated from the coding sequence ATGGCGAACCACCCACCCATTACCAACAAGCAGCGCCGCTGGCTCAAGGGCGAGGCCCATCCACTCAAACCCGTGGTCATGGTCGGCCAAGCCGGGCTCACGGAGGCGGTGCTGGCCGAATTGGACCTGGCACTCGACCACCACGAACTGCTGAAGGTCAAGGTCAGCGCCGGGGACCGTGAACTGCGCGACGCGCTCATCGTGCCGCTGGTCGAGCGCACCGGGGCAACGCTCGTCACCCGCATCGGCAACATCGCCGTCCTCTACCGCGCCAATCCCAAGAAGCCCACCCCGCTCGCCGTCCCGGCCTAG
- the aroA gene encoding 3-phosphoshikimate 1-carboxyvinyltransferase gives MDSQPDLRFLVTPAAAGVGLRGRLRVPGDKSISHRAIMLAAIATGETRIEGFLEGADALATLRAFRRLGVAITGPDAGLVLVQGVGLSGLRAPDGPLDMGNSGTSMRLLAGLLAGQSFATTLIGDESLSRRPMRRVTEPLALMGARIETNAAGTAPLHILPTAGLQGIEYRMPVASAQVKSSLLLAGLCAAGETCVTEPAPTRDHTERMLTALGYPVRRTGPRVCLTGAGSGGGQLTGGRIAVPADLSSAAFFLVGASIAAGSDLTLTGVGINPTRLGVIDILRAMGADIAVLDERLAGAEPVADLRVRAAPLKGIRIPVEQVPLAIDEFPAIFIAAACATGETVLTGAEELRVKESDRIAVMAAGLSTLGIEAEPRPDGIRIVGGSLGSGTVAAHGDHRIAMSFAIAGLRASGPIEIRDCANVETSFPGFARLAGSVGLGIEELGG, from the coding sequence TTGGATTCCCAGCCCGACCTTCGATTCCTGGTTACCCCCGCTGCCGCCGGGGTCGGCCTGCGCGGGCGGCTGCGGGTCCCGGGGGACAAGTCCATCTCGCACCGCGCCATCATGCTGGCGGCGATCGCCACGGGTGAGACGCGGATCGAGGGCTTCCTGGAGGGCGCCGACGCGCTGGCGACGCTGCGCGCCTTCCGCCGCCTGGGGGTCGCGATCACGGGGCCGGACGCGGGCCTGGTGCTGGTGCAGGGGGTGGGGCTCTCCGGCCTCAGGGCCCCCGACGGGCCGCTCGACATGGGCAACTCGGGTACCTCGATGCGCCTGCTGGCGGGGCTCCTGGCCGGGCAGTCGTTCGCGACCACGCTCATCGGCGATGAATCGCTGTCCCGACGCCCGATGCGCCGCGTCACCGAACCATTGGCACTGATGGGGGCGCGGATCGAGACCAACGCGGCCGGTACCGCACCGCTGCACATACTGCCGACGGCCGGCCTACAGGGGATCGAGTATCGGATGCCGGTGGCGAGCGCCCAGGTCAAGTCGAGCCTGCTCCTGGCCGGGCTCTGCGCCGCGGGCGAGACCTGCGTGACCGAGCCGGCGCCGACCCGCGACCATACCGAGCGGATGCTGACCGCCCTGGGCTACCCGGTGCGGCGCACCGGCCCGCGCGTCTGCCTCACCGGAGCAGGGTCCGGCGGCGGCCAACTGACCGGCGGCCGGATTGCGGTGCCGGCGGACCTCTCGTCGGCCGCCTTCTTCCTGGTCGGGGCAAGCATCGCCGCGGGCTCGGACCTGACCCTCACGGGGGTCGGCATCAACCCGACGCGCCTGGGCGTGATCGACATCCTGCGCGCCATGGGGGCGGATATCGCGGTGCTCGATGAGCGCCTGGCCGGGGCCGAGCCGGTGGCTGATCTGCGGGTGCGCGCGGCGCCGCTCAAGGGTATCCGCATCCCCGTGGAGCAGGTGCCGCTGGCTATCGATGAGTTCCCCGCCATCTTCATCGCGGCCGCCTGCGCGACGGGCGAGACGGTGCTGACGGGGGCCGAGGAACTGCGGGTCAAGGAGAGCGACCGCATTGCCGTGATGGCCGCGGGCCTGTCCACCCTGGGGATCGAGGCCGAGCCGCGACCGGACGGCATCCGCATCGTCGGCGGTTCGCTCGGGTCGGGCACGGTCGCAGCCCACGGCGATCACCGCATTGCCATGTCCTTTGCCATCGCCGGGCTGCGCGCGAGTGGACCGATCGAGATCCGCGACTGCGCCAATGTGGAGACGTCCTTCCCGGGCTTTGCGCGGTTGGCGGGGTCGGTGGGGTTGGGGATCGAGGAGCTTGGGGGATGA
- a CDS encoding TRAP transporter small permease, translating to MKVLDRLEEWLIVLLMGGATAIVFVAVIHRYTSGLAIPVVQDWLLSLNFGWTQELCIIMFVWMAKFGAAYGVRTGIHVGVDVMVNRLADKNRARVILFGLLSGALFTGIVATLGARFVWENGAHYGIFNLLGLSTGDLPEGPTTPDLEWPTWAVYLAVPLGSGLMCFRFLQVAYAFFRTGALPQHDHGHVDGLTEKPLPVDVNIYDMDDNLHFRDLTHRQLGKSAEQDAADRKDGQS from the coding sequence ATGAAAGTGCTGGATCGTCTTGAGGAATGGCTCATCGTTCTGCTCATGGGCGGGGCGACGGCGATCGTGTTTGTCGCGGTGATTCACCGTTATACCTCCGGCTTGGCCATTCCCGTGGTGCAGGACTGGCTGCTGTCGCTCAACTTCGGTTGGACGCAGGAGCTGTGCATCATCATGTTCGTCTGGATGGCCAAGTTCGGCGCGGCCTACGGGGTGCGCACCGGCATCCATGTCGGGGTGGACGTGATGGTCAACCGCCTGGCGGACAAGAACCGCGCCCGGGTGATCCTCTTCGGCCTGCTCTCGGGCGCGCTCTTCACCGGCATCGTCGCCACACTCGGCGCCCGCTTCGTCTGGGAAAACGGCGCGCACTACGGCATTTTCAATCTCTTGGGTCTGAGCACCGGCGATCTCCCGGAGGGCCCGACGACCCCTGACCTGGAATGGCCGACCTGGGCGGTCTATCTCGCGGTTCCGCTGGGCTCGGGCCTGATGTGTTTCCGCTTCCTGCAAGTGGCCTACGCCTTTTTCCGCACCGGCGCCCTGCCGCAGCACGACCACGGCCATGTCGATGGTCTTACCGAAAAGCCGCTGCCGGTCGATGTCAATATCTATGATATGGACGACAACCTGCATTTCCGCGATTTGACTCACCGGCAGTTGGGCAAATCCGCCGAACAGGACGCGGCCGACCGCAAGGACGGTCAATCATGA
- a CDS encoding 2Fe-2S iron-sulfur cluster-binding protein: MAKAKVTFEDINQTVNVPAGTRVIEISEKIGAGIIYGCREGDCGTCMMHVIEGWNNLTEPSVLEEKVLRENMANRHDRLACQAQVLGDCKVKPA, from the coding sequence ATGGCAAAAGCGAAGGTCACTTTCGAGGATATCAACCAGACGGTCAACGTGCCGGCCGGCACCCGGGTCATCGAGATCTCGGAGAAGATCGGGGCCGGGATCATCTATGGCTGCCGGGAGGGCGATTGCGGCACCTGCATGATGCATGTGATCGAGGGCTGGAACAATCTGACCGAGCCCTCCGTCCTGGAGGAGAAGGTCCTGCGCGAGAACATGGCCAACCGTCATGACCGCCTCGCCTGTCAGGCGCAGGTCCTGGGGGACTGCAAGGTCAAGCCGGCCTGA
- a CDS encoding ArsC/Spx/MgsR family protein has product MATFALTAPAELVFYEKPGCLSNARQKARLVAVGHCLEVRNLLAEGWTAERLRPFFGARPVAEWFNTSAPRVRKGEIHPEALSEAQALALMVADPLLIRRPLIETAGLCDCGFEPGPVLAALGVELEAGEDLQSCSRGGEAPTCPEVSTSQLNSGRSPAGVRL; this is encoded by the coding sequence ATGGCCACTTTCGCCCTGACCGCACCCGCTGAACTGGTCTTCTACGAGAAGCCCGGCTGTCTCTCCAATGCCCGCCAGAAGGCCCGGCTGGTCGCGGTGGGGCACTGTCTGGAGGTCCGCAACCTACTCGCCGAGGGCTGGACGGCGGAGCGTCTGCGGCCCTTCTTCGGCGCCCGGCCGGTGGCGGAGTGGTTCAACACCTCGGCACCGCGGGTACGCAAGGGCGAAATCCATCCCGAGGCGCTGTCCGAGGCGCAGGCCCTGGCCCTGATGGTTGCCGATCCGCTCCTGATCCGCCGGCCCCTGATCGAGACCGCGGGGCTCTGCGACTGCGGTTTCGAGCCCGGCCCGGTGCTTGCGGCCCTGGGCGTCGAACTGGAGGCGGGCGAGGACCTGCAATCCTGCTCGCGGGGCGGGGAGGCACCGACCTGTCCGGAGGTTTCCACCTCGCAGTTGAACTCGGGGCGCAGCCCCGCGGGGGTGCGCCTGTGA
- a CDS encoding FprA family A-type flavoprotein, which produces MTVGNGVATAPAAGQGGVQIAPGVHWIGALDPTLRTFDIILRTANGTTYNSFLVRGDEGVAVVDTVKLEFADEFFRRLESVADYAEIRVIVLNHLEPDHSGALPELMRRAPQARLYISSRATSMLKALLKPKEESRPFEYETVGTGDEVSLGNRTLRFLHTPFLHWPDTQCTYLVEEGVLFSGDIFGCHYCDNRLFNDRVGDFRFSFDYYYAHIMRPFKAHVVEALKLIEPLALKIVAPTHGPILRDRPRRYVTHYRELSTSSLVDQIGNEERSLVVFYMSAYGSTARMAEAIRTGAEEEAGVRVSLYDLEGGETAPFVDLIEEADALAFGSPTINGDAVKPVWDLLSSLAVINLKGKLGAAFGSYGWSGEAVRMIEDRMRGLKMRVPVPGLRLKLIPTDDELIECREFGRKLANALVGGEQGRVIDFSELG; this is translated from the coding sequence GTGACCGTCGGCAACGGCGTCGCCACGGCCCCGGCCGCTGGCCAGGGCGGGGTCCAGATCGCCCCCGGCGTGCATTGGATCGGCGCCCTGGACCCGACGCTGCGCACCTTCGACATCATCCTGCGCACCGCCAACGGGACTACCTACAACTCATTCCTCGTCCGCGGCGATGAAGGGGTCGCGGTGGTGGATACGGTCAAGCTCGAATTCGCCGACGAGTTCTTCCGGCGCCTGGAGTCGGTCGCGGACTATGCCGAGATCCGGGTGATTGTCCTCAACCACCTGGAGCCGGACCACAGCGGCGCGCTCCCGGAACTGATGCGCCGCGCACCCCAGGCGCGACTCTATATCTCGAGTCGCGCCACCTCCATGCTCAAGGCGCTCTTGAAACCCAAGGAGGAGTCACGGCCCTTCGAGTACGAGACGGTCGGCACCGGTGACGAGGTATCGCTCGGCAACCGCACCCTGCGTTTTCTGCATACCCCCTTCCTGCACTGGCCCGACACCCAATGCACCTATCTGGTGGAGGAGGGGGTGCTGTTCTCCGGGGATATCTTCGGCTGCCACTATTGCGACAACCGGCTCTTCAACGACCGGGTCGGCGATTTTCGCTTCTCCTTCGATTATTATTATGCGCATATCATGAGGCCCTTCAAGGCCCATGTGGTCGAGGCCCTGAAGCTCATCGAGCCGCTGGCGCTCAAGATCGTGGCACCCACCCATGGCCCGATCCTGCGCGACCGCCCGCGCCGGTATGTGACCCACTACCGGGAACTGTCCACCTCCAGTCTGGTGGATCAGATCGGCAATGAGGAGCGCTCACTCGTGGTGTTCTATATGAGCGCCTACGGCAGCACCGCGCGCATGGCGGAGGCGATCCGCACCGGGGCCGAGGAGGAGGCCGGGGTGCGGGTTTCGCTCTATGACCTGGAGGGCGGCGAGACGGCGCCCTTCGTGGACCTGATCGAGGAGGCCGACGCCCTCGCCTTCGGCTCGCCCACCATCAATGGCGATGCGGTCAAGCCAGTGTGGGACCTGCTGTCCTCACTGGCGGTGATCAATCTCAAGGGCAAGCTCGGTGCCGCCTTCGGCTCCTACGGCTGGAGCGGGGAGGCGGTGCGCATGATCGAGGACCGGATGCGGGGGCTGAAGATGCGCGTGCCGGTGCCGGGGCTGCGGCTCAAGCTGATCCCCACCGATGATGAACTCATCGAGTGCCGCGAGTTCGGCCGTAAGCTCGCCAACGCCCTGGTGGGGGGCGAGCAGGGGCGGGTGATCGATTTCTCGGAGCTTGGGTAG
- a CDS encoding TRAP transporter substrate-binding protein has product MKFPVLMLGLALSIGALTGADAAEPPIVIKFSHVVAADTPKGKAADFFAKRAAELTGDKVKVEVYPNSALYKDKEELEALQIGAVQMLAPSLAKFGPLGVKDFEAFDLPYIFGDYDDLHTVTQGPIGAAILKKLEAKGIVGLAFWDNGFKSFSAKSPIKTPADMKGKKFRIQSSKVLEEQMRALGALPQVMAFSEVYQALDTGVVDGTENPPSNMFTQKMHEVQSNLIMTQHGYLGYAVIVNKKFWDGLPAPLRGQLEQAMKESTDLANRIAQEENDRALEGIRASGKTAIYEPTAQEKLAFKKQLVPVHKTMEGRVGKDLIQSIYEVTGFKPDSL; this is encoded by the coding sequence ATGAAATTTCCTGTCCTGATGCTGGGCCTGGCCCTGTCCATCGGCGCACTGACCGGCGCCGACGCCGCCGAGCCGCCGATCGTCATCAAGTTCAGCCATGTGGTGGCGGCCGATACGCCTAAGGGCAAGGCGGCCGACTTCTTCGCCAAGCGTGCCGCCGAGCTGACCGGGGACAAGGTGAAGGTGGAGGTCTACCCCAACAGCGCGCTGTACAAGGACAAGGAGGAACTGGAGGCGCTCCAGATCGGCGCGGTGCAGATGCTGGCGCCCTCGCTCGCCAAGTTCGGCCCCTTGGGTGTCAAGGATTTCGAGGCCTTCGATCTGCCCTACATCTTCGGCGACTATGACGATCTGCATACGGTGACCCAGGGTCCGATCGGTGCGGCGATCCTGAAGAAGCTGGAGGCCAAGGGTATCGTCGGACTGGCCTTCTGGGACAACGGCTTCAAGTCGTTCTCGGCCAAGTCCCCGATCAAGACGCCGGCCGACATGAAGGGCAAGAAGTTCCGCATCCAGTCATCCAAGGTGCTCGAGGAGCAAATGCGGGCACTCGGCGCACTGCCCCAGGTCATGGCCTTCTCCGAGGTCTACCAGGCGCTCGACACCGGGGTGGTGGACGGCACCGAAAACCCGCCATCCAACATGTTCACCCAGAAGATGCATGAGGTGCAATCCAATCTGATCATGACCCAGCATGGCTATCTGGGTTATGCGGTGATCGTGAATAAGAAATTCTGGGATGGTCTGCCGGCGCCGCTTCGCGGCCAACTCGAACAGGCCATGAAAGAGTCGACGGACCTGGCGAACCGGATCGCCCAGGAAGAGAACGACAGGGCACTGGAAGGCATCCGCGCCAGCGGCAAGACCGCTATCTATGAGCCGACCGCCCAAGAGAAGCTGGCCTTCAAGAAGCAACTGGTCCCGGTGCACAAGACGATGGAGGGTCGGGTCGGCAAGGACCTGATCCAATCCATCTACGAGGTCACCGGCTTCAAGCCCGACTCTTTATAA
- a CDS encoding integration host factor subunit beta, which yields MTKSELIDVLAAEQDHLPYKDVEEAVRKVIDRMSAALAGGERIEIRGFGSFSLHFRPPRIGRNPKTGDAVSLAGKHVPHFKPGKELRDRVNDAFEAGREDESPSPTEPKRTAAARG from the coding sequence ATGACGAAATCCGAGCTGATCGACGTGCTGGCGGCCGAGCAGGATCACCTGCCCTATAAAGACGTGGAAGAGGCCGTGCGTAAGGTCATCGACCGCATGAGCGCGGCCCTGGCCGGCGGCGAGCGGATCGAGATCCGCGGATTCGGCAGCTTCTCACTGCACTTTCGCCCGCCGCGGATCGGCCGCAACCCCAAGACCGGGGACGCCGTTTCCCTGGCCGGCAAGCACGTCCCGCATTTCAAGCCCGGCAAGGAACTGCGCGATCGCGTCAACGATGCCTTCGAGGCCGGCCGCGAGGACGAGTCACCGTCACCGACTGAGCCCAAGCGCACCGCCGCCGCGCGCGGCTGA
- the cmk gene encoding (d)CMP kinase gives MTAGDTTDAQPGGGLAPNGDPAVPVITIDGPSGTGKGTLAARLAAHLGWHCLDSGALYRVLGLAAGRRGIDLDDEAALAGLAANLGIGFAAGRVLLEGEDLGDLIRTETAGLAASRVAVHPLVRAALLDWQRRQARPPGLVADGRDMGTLVFPRAGLKVFLDASAQERAGRRYKQLMGKGLDANLPDLVEAVRQRDARDRDRPVAPLRAATGAVLVDSTALSADDVFELVLEEVRRVFPDQFHQAAAD, from the coding sequence ATGACGGCCGGCGACACGACGGATGCCCAGCCCGGCGGTGGGCTGGCCCCGAACGGGGACCCGGCGGTCCCGGTGATCACGATCGACGGCCCCTCGGGGACCGGTAAGGGCACCCTGGCAGCGCGCCTGGCCGCGCACCTGGGTTGGCACTGCCTGGACAGCGGGGCACTGTATCGCGTGCTGGGTCTGGCCGCCGGGCGGCGCGGGATCGACCTGGACGATGAGGCGGCCCTGGCCGGGCTCGCCGCCAACCTGGGGATCGGCTTCGCCGCGGGCCGGGTCCTGCTCGAGGGTGAGGACTTGGGCGACCTGATCCGCACCGAGACCGCCGGCCTTGCCGCGTCGCGGGTGGCCGTCCATCCGCTGGTGCGCGCGGCGCTCTTGGACTGGCAGCGGCGCCAGGCGCGCCCCCCGGGCCTGGTGGCGGATGGCCGCGACATGGGGACCCTGGTGTTCCCGCGGGCAGGGCTCAAGGTCTTTCTCGATGCCAGTGCCCAAGAGCGCGCCGGGCGTCGATATAAACAGTTGATGGGAAAGGGGTTGGATGCTAATCTTCCCGACCTCGTGGAGGCTGTCCGCCAACGGGACGCGCGTGATCGCGACCGGCCGGTGGCGCCGCTGCGGGCGGCGACGGGGGCGGTGCTGGTCGATTCCACCGCGCTGTCCGCCGATGACGTATTTGAATTGGTCCTGGAAGAGGTGAGGCGCGTCTTTCCGGATCAGTTCCATCAGGCGGCCGCCGATTGA
- a CDS encoding 2Fe-2S iron-sulfur cluster-binding protein yields MALVTFSSPEYKDKTVYAVAGSHTETLLKLAKENKVPVHHDCQDGECGNCVVRVTSVDSKNQRMGGLLTEKEKVVLRQLGKITPEDIDRMAVDDLPSEWRLACQMIVRDEDILVQY; encoded by the coding sequence ATGGCACTCGTTACTTTTTCAAGCCCCGAATACAAGGACAAGACCGTTTACGCCGTGGCCGGGAGCCACACCGAGACCCTGCTGAAACTCGCCAAAGAGAACAAGGTCCCGGTCCACCACGACTGCCAGGACGGTGAGTGCGGCAACTGCGTGGTGCGCGTCACCAGCGTGGACAGCAAGAACCAGCGCATGGGCGGCCTGCTGACCGAGAAGGAGAAGGTGGTCCTGCGCCAACTGGGAAAGATCACCCCGGAGGATATCGATCGGATGGCGGTGGATGACCTGCCCTCCGAGTGGCGCCTGGCCTGCCAGATGATCGTGCGCGATGAAGACATCCTGGTGCAGTATTGA